From Trichormus variabilis 0441, one genomic window encodes:
- a CDS encoding protein kinase domain-containing protein has product MSIQCPTCLTDNTDDAINCIACGTPLVYTSNSSASSALDLAAGTLLGQGRYQIEKVLGRGGFGITYQGIFLQNSAYIAIKELWPEGAARQKNTVLWPSSLPPIQKQQQLKKFQLEASYLHQCIHPNIVRIYEWFEENNTAYLVMELLSGRSLQDILEKEGPLPEDKVKYYLLQIAESLKVIHANRLLHRDIKPDNIIVDSQDRAVLIDFGAAREFMAGQTGDMTRILTPGYAPYEQYIQSGKRYPATDFYALCASMYELLTGQLPAEATERANTLLQGSTSTPLIPPRQLRPNLSPLIEKVILTGMQFRVEDRFQTADELIDALNGKFISPSHKRAQELVKQGKLAEAVLAYEKYLNSEPNNGEAAVELAIIQLHLDETQAEIAAKKAMQLKPNDGRSYGVLGLVNCRKSNWSEALKNLEQAANLAPQEVWIQANLAWALGKSGNWQQAENTVNKALQLDANCTFALGLQAWIAVNQEQWKSGIRTASQAIFKSKQSSYTNSQELQRWVYPYLIFALDKAVVTKQASDVERRIQEFITQVPDNSFGWGFKGWKAAVKCLWTDAISDFEQASRKSKVSSWILINQGIAQEYLHNFQAAIQAYETHTQQFSPHAFVLFRLGTLYGRLGQWEKARSYLEKAVHEKSNYAEAYHNLGWVLLNIKDQDGQVENFREILSSYRKAVELYTEQQKHPLAQGIKQVFQAVGVNNF; this is encoded by the coding sequence TTCTTGGAAGAGGAGGATTTGGTATTACTTATCAAGGAATTTTTTTACAAAATTCAGCTTACATTGCTATCAAAGAGCTATGGCCAGAAGGCGCTGCCAGACAGAAGAATACAGTGCTTTGGCCTAGTTCATTACCTCCAATTCAAAAGCAACAGCAACTTAAAAAATTTCAGTTAGAAGCTAGTTATTTACATCAATGTATTCATCCTAATATTGTCAGAATTTATGAATGGTTTGAGGAAAATAATACTGCTTACTTAGTAATGGAATTACTTTCTGGTAGGTCTTTACAGGATATTTTAGAAAAAGAAGGCCCACTCCCAGAAGATAAAGTTAAATACTATTTGCTGCAAATTGCAGAATCTTTAAAAGTTATTCATGCTAATAGATTACTTCATCGAGATATCAAACCTGATAATATTATCGTTGATAGTCAGGATAGAGCAGTATTAATTGATTTTGGCGCGGCTAGAGAATTTATGGCGGGTCAAACTGGAGATATGACTCGAATATTAACACCTGGATACGCTCCCTATGAACAATATATCCAAAGTGGTAAGCGTTATCCTGCCACAGATTTCTATGCTTTATGTGCATCAATGTATGAGTTATTGACTGGACAGTTACCCGCAGAAGCAACAGAAAGAGCAAATACTTTATTACAAGGAAGTACATCTACACCTTTGATTCCACCTCGACAATTACGTCCCAATCTTAGCCCTCTAATTGAAAAAGTTATCCTTACCGGAATGCAATTTAGGGTTGAAGACCGCTTCCAAACAGCTGATGAATTAATTGATGCTCTCAATGGTAAATTTATTTCCCCCAGCCACAAAAGAGCGCAAGAATTAGTTAAACAAGGTAAATTAGCAGAAGCAGTTCTAGCGTATGAAAAATATCTCAATAGCGAACCAAACAATGGTGAAGCAGCAGTTGAACTGGCAATAATTCAACTACATCTTGATGAAACTCAAGCAGAAATTGCTGCTAAAAAAGCCATGCAGTTAAAACCAAATGATGGTAGGAGCTATGGAGTTTTAGGACTTGTTAACTGCCGTAAATCAAATTGGTCAGAAGCATTAAAAAATTTAGAACAAGCAGCAAATTTAGCTCCCCAGGAAGTTTGGATACAAGCAAATTTAGCTTGGGCTTTGGGTAAATCCGGTAATTGGCAACAAGCGGAGAATACCGTCAATAAAGCACTTCAACTGGATGCTAATTGTACCTTTGCATTAGGATTACAAGCTTGGATAGCCGTAAATCAAGAGCAATGGAAATCAGGAATTCGTACTGCTTCCCAAGCAATTTTTAAGTCCAAGCAAAGCTCTTATACAAACTCTCAGGAATTGCAACGCTGGGTATATCCTTATTTAATTTTTGCCCTAGATAAAGCAGTAGTTACCAAGCAAGCAAGCGACGTAGAAAGACGTATTCAAGAATTTATTACTCAAGTACCTGACAACAGTTTTGGTTGGGGTTTCAAAGGTTGGAAAGCAGCCGTAAAATGTTTATGGACTGATGCTATTTCCGATTTTGAACAAGCAAGTCGTAAATCAAAAGTTTCTAGTTGGATATTAATAAATCAAGGAATTGCTCAAGAATATTTGCATAATTTTCAAGCAGCTATCCAAGCCTACGAAACTCATACTCAGCAATTTTCGCCTCATGCTTTTGTTTTATTCCGTCTCGGCACTTTATATGGACGATTAGGACAATGGGAAAAAGCACGCTCCTATCTAGAAAAAGCAGTTCACGAAAAATCCAATTATGCAGAAGCTTATCATAATTTAGGCTGGGTGCTTCTGAATATTAAAGATCAAGATGGTCAGGTAGAAAACTTCCGCGAAATTTTGTCATCCTATCGGAAAGCGGTTGAATTATATACAGAGCAACAAAAACACCCTCTAGCCCAAGGTATTAAACAAGTTTTTCAAGCAGTTGGGGTTAACAATTTCTAA
- a CDS encoding tyrosine-type recombinase/integrase, whose amino-acid sequence MDVTNIEVSSVEILSLNPVKVVTSNTSQQVTPELVEEVIRQYYYRTPAVNNDEELILAWAGSQNREQTKRKYYRFGQKLLDWVRHQGIPDLRLLQQPKLLEFIASWGEVSPYTKSNQILMLRSLWSYGSAENIGYFLRNIASTINYDNFSNLPKAERYLEDWEMAKLADAAKQLSGKHWLVFCLLFYSGMRVGEVGRVTVPGDEAGKPREDFPGLYWHNFKWQFDPATDDRQRGYYTIKFRGKGGKYREIGLDYETSKLLKKYRGMASDKMPVFPNMSPDPKKRGLPLSDRAIKRLIQDISEVAKVKFSCHWLRHSHATRAVDSKPLFEVQDQLGHSKSDTTKTYVRPKKDAGTGTILPRF is encoded by the coding sequence ATGGATGTTACTAATATTGAGGTTAGCTCCGTAGAAATTCTTTCTCTCAACCCTGTTAAGGTTGTAACGTCAAATACTTCGCAACAAGTAACTCCAGAATTGGTAGAGGAGGTAATCAGGCAATATTATTACCGCACACCTGCCGTAAATAATGATGAAGAGTTAATCTTAGCTTGGGCTGGCAGTCAAAACCGGGAACAAACTAAGCGAAAATACTATCGTTTTGGTCAAAAATTACTAGATTGGGTTCGTCATCAAGGAATACCTGATTTAAGATTGCTACAGCAGCCAAAGCTACTTGAATTTATTGCCTCTTGGGGTGAGGTTTCCCCTTATACTAAATCTAACCAGATTTTGATGCTACGGTCGCTGTGGAGTTACGGATCTGCTGAGAATATTGGCTATTTTTTGCGGAATATTGCTAGTACCATAAATTACGATAATTTCAGTAATTTACCCAAAGCAGAGCGTTATTTAGAAGATTGGGAGATGGCGAAACTTGCTGATGCTGCCAAGCAGTTGAGTGGGAAGCACTGGCTGGTTTTTTGTTTGCTTTTTTATAGTGGAATGCGGGTAGGTGAAGTGGGTCGGGTGACAGTTCCAGGTGATGAAGCAGGTAAACCGAGGGAAGATTTTCCGGGTTTATATTGGCACAACTTTAAATGGCAATTTGACCCAGCGACGGATGATAGGCAACGTGGATATTACACTATCAAGTTTCGGGGTAAGGGTGGGAAGTACCGAGAAATTGGGTTGGACTACGAGACTTCTAAGTTGCTAAAAAAATACCGGGGGATGGCTAGTGACAAGATGCCAGTATTTCCCAATATGTCGCCTGACCCTAAAAAACGGGGGTTGCCGTTAAGCGATCGGGCGATTAAAAGGTTGATTCAGGATATCTCTGAGGTGGCGAAGGTAAAGTTTTCTTGTCACTGGCTAAGGCATTCCCACGCAACGAGGGCGGTTGATAGTAAACCACTGTTTGAGGTGCAAGACCAGTTGGGGCATAGTAAGAGTGACACTACCAAGACGTATGTTCGCCCCAAAAAGGATGCAGGGACAGGTACTATTTTGCCGAGGTTTTGA
- the dnaB gene encoding replicative DNA helicase, whose translation MSENLNFGDSNKLPPQNIEAEEAILGGILLDPDAISRVSDRLVPEAFYISAHKDIYQAAVRLHAQDKPTDLLSVTSWLTDRDLLFRIGGRNKLATLVDRTVSAVNIDALAVLVMEKYLRRELIKAGNEIVHLAHDQEEEIAKQLETAESKILEINNSAIASTSQPIHLSDILINAYSSIEEKSMGISPPGVKTGFYDLDAMIGGFKTGKLITIAGRPAMGKSSFLGNLAFNISSLEKLPTVIFSLEMTKEEWGDRFLSQDARIDSSYLQQGKIIKHQWEPLAQSIGRLSELPIYIDDSPVITVNSIRSKVKRIVAEYGHIGMVGIDYLQLMEGTDGDSYNLAFQIGKITRQLKQLARECNTTIVMLSQLNRGVESRTIKRPMMSDLRESGRIEEDSDLILLLYRDEYYYPDTIDRGIAEVIIAKNRGGPTGTTKLLFDAQFTQFKNLAR comes from the coding sequence ATGTCTGAGAATCTAAATTTTGGTGATAGTAACAAGCTGCCTCCCCAAAATATTGAAGCAGAAGAGGCCATTTTGGGTGGTATCTTGCTCGACCCAGATGCAATCAGCAGGGTGAGTGATCGCCTTGTTCCCGAAGCTTTTTACATTAGCGCTCACAAAGATATCTATCAAGCAGCTGTCAGGCTCCACGCACAAGATAAACCCACAGACTTGCTCTCGGTCACAAGTTGGCTGACCGATCGTGATTTACTATTTCGCATTGGCGGGAGAAATAAATTAGCAACCCTTGTAGACCGCACAGTATCAGCTGTTAACATCGATGCCTTAGCAGTGTTGGTGATGGAAAAATATCTGCGGCGGGAATTAATCAAGGCTGGCAATGAGATTGTACATTTGGCACACGACCAAGAAGAAGAAATAGCCAAACAATTAGAGACGGCTGAATCAAAAATTTTGGAGATAAATAATAGTGCAATTGCATCAACATCTCAGCCAATTCATCTCAGCGATATCTTAATAAACGCCTACTCCAGCATTGAAGAAAAAAGTATGGGTATATCCCCACCTGGGGTAAAGACTGGGTTTTATGACCTAGATGCAATGATAGGAGGATTTAAAACGGGAAAGCTGATAACAATTGCTGGTCGTCCGGCAATGGGAAAATCATCATTTCTAGGCAATTTAGCCTTTAATATCTCCTCACTTGAAAAGTTACCAACTGTTATTTTTAGCCTTGAAATGACCAAAGAAGAATGGGGAGATAGGTTTTTATCCCAAGATGCAAGAATTGATTCAAGCTATTTGCAACAGGGCAAGATTATTAAACACCAGTGGGAACCTTTGGCGCAATCAATCGGTAGGTTAAGCGAGTTGCCTATTTATATTGACGATTCGCCCGTGATAACTGTCAATTCAATTCGTTCAAAAGTTAAGCGAATTGTTGCAGAATACGGTCACATTGGGATGGTTGGTATTGATTATTTGCAATTAATGGAAGGGACGGATGGTGATAGTTACAACCTCGCTTTTCAGATCGGAAAAATCACCAGACAGTTAAAGCAATTAGCACGCGAGTGCAACACAACTATTGTCATGTTGTCACAGCTAAATCGTGGTGTAGAGAGCCGCACTATCAAGCGTCCTATGATGTCAGATTTGCGCGAATCAGGGCGAATTGAGGAAGATTCGGATTTAATACTGCTTCTTTATCGGGATGAATACTACTACCCCGATACGATTGATAGAGGTATTGCAGAGGTAATTATCGCCAAAAATAGGGGCGGGCCAACAGGAACAACAAAACTGCTGTTTGATGCACAGTTTACTCAGTTCAAAAATTTGGCACGTTAG
- a CDS encoding MarR family transcriptional regulator, producing the protein MTQLKIQGTFYPLQHEEWLRACRELTPAQRDVLYYLRTLDPYSSGLEVSPAQIAKDLSTPEKVVHRSTIGRALKVLDEKGFIDMELLKVKVNILPKGLHCCLSTSCAEATSCAEATSCAEATSCAEATSCAEATSCDETTVLPTGNLGDHDATSVIMTQQARSLRNKHEPEASPDKDSSTSKINKTYLDFLDSLSEGEREKFFEFGKKKAAELPKSPTLPLKWIEKNFEDIRSQWFQTRDEKNQKYNFAAYSQAQHQMWYGQLQALVCGAIQSGDKARLEQFLKDDFYSSWLNWAKTAREDVREFLASNPIPTENPVKAQVK; encoded by the coding sequence ATGACACAGCTAAAAATTCAAGGAACATTCTACCCGCTTCAACATGAAGAATGGTTGAGAGCCTGCCGGGAATTAACCCCAGCACAAAGAGACGTACTTTACTATCTCCGTACTCTCGACCCATACAGCAGTGGACTGGAAGTCTCGCCCGCCCAGATTGCCAAGGATTTATCTACCCCAGAAAAGGTAGTTCACCGCAGCACTATAGGACGCGCCCTCAAAGTTTTAGACGAGAAAGGGTTTATTGATATGGAGCTTCTTAAAGTCAAGGTTAACATTCTACCCAAAGGCTTGCACTGTTGCCTCAGCACAAGTTGTGCTGAGGCAACAAGTTGTGCTGAGGCAACAAGTTGTGCTGAGGCAACAAGTTGTGCTGAGGCAACAAGTTGTGCTGAGGCAACAAGTTGCGATGAGACAACAGTGTTGCCTACAGGCAACTTAGGTGATCATGACGCAACAAGCGTGATCATGACGCAACAAGCGCGATCGCTACGCAACAAGCACGAGCCAGAAGCCTCACCAGACAAAGATTCCAGCACCTCTAAGATTAATAAGACTTATTTAGATTTTTTAGACTCTCTCTCAGAAGGCGAGCGAGAGAAATTTTTTGAATTTGGTAAGAAAAAAGCAGCAGAGTTACCAAAATCCCCAACACTGCCCCTTAAGTGGATTGAGAAAAACTTTGAGGATATCCGCTCCCAGTGGTTCCAAACCCGCGATGAAAAAAACCAAAAGTACAATTTTGCGGCTTACAGCCAAGCGCAGCATCAAATGTGGTACGGACAACTACAAGCTTTAGTTTGCGGGGCTATTCAATCGGGCGATAAGGCGAGGCTCGAACAGTTTTTAAAAGATGATTTTTACAGCAGCTGGCTCAATTGGGCAAAAACTGCCCGCGAGGACGTGCGCGAATTTTTAGCAAGCAACCCGATACCCACAGAAAACCCAGTAAAAGCGCAAGTTAAGTAA
- a CDS encoding IS1/IS1595 family N-terminal zinc-binding domain-containing protein, which yields MNTQESFNLNKLRCEVAMQQALQSWQPKPQVSGMECPKCNSHLLGKHGREPDGVQRYICKNCSRVFRARPLITCNCLIPGKELRCQSCPQFQEFLGIVKQKVDKLRCLSFQDLQSLKLSSETTQNST from the coding sequence ATGAATACGCAAGAAAGTTTTAATTTAAACAAGCTCAGATGTGAAGTAGCAATGCAACAAGCGTTGCAGTCATGGCAACCAAAACCACAAGTTTCTGGCATGGAATGTCCAAAATGCAATTCTCATCTCCTTGGGAAACATGGTCGAGAACCAGATGGTGTACAACGGTATATCTGTAAGAATTGCTCCCGCGTCTTTAGAGCAAGACCTCTGATTACCTGTAATTGCTTGATTCCTGGAAAAGAGTTAAGGTGTCAATCTTGTCCCCAATTTCAGGAGTTTTTGGGCATTGTTAAGCAAAAGGTGGATAAATTACGTTGTTTGAGCTTTCAGGATTTACAGAGCCTGAAATTATCTTCCGAAACTACTCAAAACTCCACATAA
- the xisF gene encoding fdxN element excision recombinase XisF translates to MTEKTKIIVGYARVSSREQAVDSHALEQQIARLKAAGATEIFIDIESGSNDNRPALKKLMNLVELRQVNEVIITRIDRKARSLVKLRECIDIYQKAGVNLRILDQQIDLNTSQGKLMANVLGSLAEWETDALSDRIRHGKQHRRNQRAACESYPWGYQVIKDKYQLDTRLFLCLISDRPDNYLDLYNEDDVTKLPGLTIKQIARDCVDIFLQVQGVSRALKVIFAKYGLPRKHHKRNSRDSILHWTNAGFNNWLTNPVLCGHTAYFQRITISKGKRKKNKPEDWQIIHDTHPEHRLITDAEAVEIQQILKFNSKTGHFSFNQDPNHPVCYREYAYQTGLVFCAECGSKCITKSAKHKKGMYYYFACRYAGMGCGNKKSTRKCNIENALINTLVQRSQSLANELDQQATREQEKSEKLKQLESRLEALEKIPGFDPDLEKLKEKIRLQIAEEVNPFLSDSILSRSTEEIIRAGNNLAIWHTLSPDEKVKIYHQIVHQITIRNAEVEEVILKI, encoded by the coding sequence ATGACTGAGAAAACAAAAATAATTGTAGGCTATGCCAGAGTTTCTTCTCGTGAACAAGCTGTTGATTCTCATGCTTTGGAACAACAGATAGCAAGACTAAAAGCCGCCGGAGCAACCGAGATTTTTATAGATATTGAATCCGGTAGTAACGATAATCGACCAGCTTTGAAAAAACTCATGAACTTAGTCGAATTACGACAAGTAAATGAAGTTATTATCACAAGAATTGATAGGAAAGCTCGGTCCTTAGTCAAATTACGAGAATGTATTGATATTTATCAAAAAGCTGGTGTCAATCTAAGGATTTTAGACCAGCAAATTGATTTAAATACATCTCAGGGTAAGTTGATGGCAAATGTCTTAGGCTCTCTTGCTGAATGGGAAACTGACGCTTTATCAGATCGAATAAGACATGGTAAACAACACCGCCGGAATCAACGAGCTGCTTGTGAATCCTATCCTTGGGGCTACCAAGTAATTAAGGATAAATATCAACTAGATACTCGTTTATTTCTTTGTCTAATCTCAGACAGACCAGACAATTATCTTGACCTATATAACGAAGATGATGTCACAAAACTACCTGGTCTGACTATCAAACAGATAGCTAGAGATTGTGTTGATATATTTTTACAGGTTCAAGGAGTTAGCCGAGCTTTGAAAGTTATATTCGCCAAATATGGATTACCCAGAAAACATCACAAGAGAAATAGTCGAGATAGTATATTACATTGGACAAATGCAGGTTTTAATAACTGGCTAACTAACCCAGTCCTTTGTGGTCACACTGCCTATTTTCAACGCATTACTATTAGCAAAGGAAAAAGAAAGAAAAATAAACCTGAAGACTGGCAAATAATCCATGATACTCATCCAGAGCATAGGCTGATTACCGATGCCGAAGCAGTAGAAATTCAACAAATTCTCAAATTCAACTCGAAAACTGGGCATTTTAGCTTTAATCAAGACCCCAATCACCCTGTTTGTTACCGAGAATATGCTTATCAAACAGGTCTAGTTTTTTGTGCTGAGTGCGGTTCAAAGTGTATTACTAAAAGTGCCAAGCATAAGAAAGGAATGTATTACTATTTTGCCTGTCGATATGCAGGCATGGGTTGTGGAAATAAAAAATCTACCCGCAAATGCAATATTGAGAATGCTCTCATCAATACTTTAGTGCAGCGCTCTCAATCTTTAGCCAATGAATTAGACCAACAAGCAACTAGAGAACAAGAAAAATCAGAGAAATTAAAACAGTTAGAATCTCGCCTAGAGGCTCTAGAAAAAATTCCAGGGTTTGACCCAGACCTAGAAAAGCTTAAGGAGAAAATTCGTTTACAAATTGCCGAGGAAGTTAATCCATTCCTCTCTGATTCAATTCTCAGTAGAAGCACAGAGGAAATCATCCGTGCAGGTAATAATTTAGCAATCTGGCACACCTTATCTCCAGATGAAAAGGTCAAAATTTATCACCAGATTGTTCATCAGATTACTATTCGCAACGCAGAAGTTGAAGAAGTCATTTTGAAAATTTAA
- a CDS encoding ParA family protein: protein MSKTRIIALFNQSGGVAKTTLTQNLGYHLALKKRRVLLVDMDPQASLTTFMGLESDELDQTIQQAIVDNQPLPIHPELIHGMALVPADINLAASEMQLASAIAREYRLKNALTTVQDKYDFILIDCPPSLGLLSIISLTAATHILVPIQCQFKSFKGTELLLSTVAQVRSHTNPNLQFAGFVPTMFDSRTAQESRTVKAVQEQLSDIGTVYPPIPKTIAFADASERRVPLTLFDKNHPAVSVLKKIANSLDKLELLP from the coding sequence GTGAGCAAAACCCGCATTATTGCCCTATTTAACCAAAGTGGTGGCGTTGCCAAAACCACACTGACTCAAAACTTGGGCTACCACCTGGCACTCAAAAAACGTCGGGTTCTGCTTGTGGATATGGACCCGCAGGCCAGCTTGACCACTTTCATGGGGCTGGAATCCGACGAATTAGACCAAACTATCCAGCAAGCAATTGTTGACAATCAGCCATTACCCATCCATCCTGAGTTAATTCATGGTATGGCGCTTGTCCCTGCTGATATTAATCTCGCTGCCAGCGAAATGCAACTAGCAAGTGCCATAGCCAGAGAATATCGTCTCAAAAATGCACTTACTACAGTACAGGACAAATACGACTTCATTCTAATTGACTGTCCCCCTTCCTTGGGTTTACTCAGTATCATCAGTTTGACAGCTGCAACTCACATTCTCGTCCCCATCCAGTGCCAATTTAAATCATTCAAGGGGACAGAACTTTTACTTAGTACGGTAGCCCAAGTTCGCAGTCACACCAACCCCAATTTACAATTTGCTGGGTTTGTTCCCACAATGTTCGATAGCCGCACCGCTCAAGAATCACGCACAGTCAAAGCTGTACAAGAACAACTATCAGATATTGGCACTGTCTACCCACCTATTCCCAAAACTATTGCCTTTGCCGATGCGTCGGAACGTAGAGTACCCTTAACATTATTTGATAAAAATCATCCCGCCGTCAGCGTACTCAAAAAAATTGCGAACAGTTTAGATAAACTGGAACTTCTACCGTGA
- a CDS encoding ParB/RepB/Spo0J family partition protein produces MSSKRNEPYAAIKKPVELLFGSSTTATQPDSTLNATSTVAIDKIHLPTSQPRRYFDEHKLEELSRSIKELGILEPLLVRPLPGGDYELVAGERRYRAATMAGLTEVPIVAKAMDDTITYQVRLVENLQREDLNTLEETEGILELLALRLAISVDETVKLLQKMENEAKGKITRNVTGNSQTLLIEEVFTALGSMRWDSFVRNRLPLLNLPPDVLEVVRSGRLEYTKARAIARVKDQEIRIELVETAIDYNLSLSEIKQKVKEIEQQSESQSSSPTESTSLKERVDDTWRRFKKAKVWDDPKKKARIEKVLAQLEALMKED; encoded by the coding sequence GTGAGCAGCAAACGCAACGAACCCTACGCCGCCATTAAAAAACCCGTCGAACTGCTGTTTGGCAGCAGTACCACTGCTACGCAGCCTGACAGTACACTCAACGCTACCAGCACTGTTGCCATTGATAAAATCCATCTGCCGACTTCACAACCCCGCCGCTACTTTGACGAACATAAACTGGAAGAACTATCCCGCTCAATCAAAGAACTAGGTATTCTCGAACCTCTGTTAGTGCGTCCGCTTCCTGGAGGCGATTATGAATTGGTAGCCGGGGAACGACGCTACAGAGCGGCAACAATGGCAGGATTAACCGAAGTCCCGATTGTTGCGAAGGCAATGGACGACACAATTACATATCAAGTGCGCCTCGTTGAAAATCTCCAACGCGAAGACCTTAACACCCTAGAAGAAACCGAAGGTATCCTTGAACTGTTGGCGTTGCGGTTGGCAATCAGCGTTGACGAAACTGTCAAACTACTGCAAAAAATGGAAAACGAAGCTAAAGGAAAAATTACCCGTAACGTTACGGGTAACTCTCAAACGCTGCTGATTGAGGAAGTATTTACGGCATTAGGAAGCATGAGGTGGGATTCGTTCGTTCGCAACCGCCTACCTTTACTTAATCTTCCTCCTGATGTTCTAGAAGTAGTGCGTTCAGGGAGGCTTGAGTACACCAAGGCACGAGCGATCGCACGGGTTAAAGATCAGGAAATCAGAATTGAACTTGTGGAGACAGCCATTGACTATAACCTGTCACTAAGCGAAATTAAACAGAAAGTCAAAGAAATTGAGCAACAGTCTGAATCACAGTCATCCTCGCCAACTGAGTCAACATCCCTAAAAGAGCGTGTAGATGATACTTGGCGACGTTTCAAAAAAGCTAAAGTGTGGGACGACCCCAAGAAAAAAGCGCGAATAGAGAAAGTACTGGCTCAGTTGGAAGCCTTGATGAAAGAGGATTAA
- a CDS encoding DUF6232 family protein, which yields MLSQFLPDEPNQPTEIKTSIIKIRGKTLIYGNVVYQIHNIASIGLVDLTTTVIKPMPKLFVVLPIIGVIFLFITSYIAKLIGFLLIVIGAWLIYQHNLNKTKTTERYGMTIYTNSGTKTILTSRSEDFLKKVILTLYTVMNSDELKAVNFNFETLDMSVDNSIKVGKNIGSPLNTGHIGGDVVNQV from the coding sequence ATGCTCAGTCAGTTCTTACCAGATGAACCTAATCAACCAACGGAAATAAAAACATCGATTATCAAAATTAGAGGTAAAACATTAATATATGGCAATGTTGTTTATCAAATACACAACATTGCAAGTATTGGGTTGGTCGATTTGACAACTACAGTTATAAAGCCAATGCCGAAACTTTTTGTCGTTTTACCTATTATTGGGGTCATATTTTTATTTATTACCTCATACATAGCAAAACTAATAGGATTTTTACTTATAGTTATTGGAGCTTGGTTAATTTATCAACATAATCTAAATAAAACTAAAACAACGGAAAGATATGGAATGACCATTTATACCAATAGTGGAACAAAAACAATTCTAACCAGTAGAAGTGAAGATTTTCTTAAGAAAGTTATCTTGACTTTATACACTGTGATGAATAGTGATGAGTTAAAAGCTGTTAATTTTAATTTTGAAACTTTAGATATGTCTGTTGATAATTCAATAAAAGTTGGGAAAAATATTGGTTCTCCTTTAAACACAGGACACATTGGCGGAGATGTTGTAAACCAAGTTTAG